A window from Ignavibacteriota bacterium encodes these proteins:
- a CDS encoding choice-of-anchor D domain-containing protein, translating to MKYVLILSVLFIVASFSLDAQMRSPFTVDSNTVALWHFDEGSGNVLYDASPYHNDGQIVNPAWVEGKYGSALHFNATSTYVKLPNSSSLKQEKEFTIEAWISLDTLGFPNDPRYPDKAYVILSNEGAYPYGGGYQVTYHNLHNLSFEYKATNPIVEFSGGVQLTNARSFYHVGVTYQRTKILNDSVTIVKTYLNGILKDSAGFLQRIQYSNTPYFYIGTNIEGKAVGGWKLRDFLGIIDEIRISKVARHPDEFYSPYLATYSGSLDFGFVEVGSTSTKHLMLTNTSDEDTLVIDGVSFSNDRFSVTHHPGFVLPNEEVTIDVMYSPIRAGVDAGTMTVTVQNEGVPETKIQLLGKSYTGSIDTNVVAHWLFDEGEGRVLHDASLYGNDGTIYNAEWVLGRKGNALHFNGKTSYVVLPNSPSLRQEQAFTIEAWVLFDTFQFDPGYNERHATIVSNLGPYPYGGGYQTDVFLGGTYGFDYRAGSPISNFSKKTQLTSTHRYYHLAASYERVFMGPDTMTVMKTYVDGIMTDSSVFPQKIHYTSTDKFYLGTNRDGRAAGSYGVRELPGILDEVKISKVARHPNEFGLARITLSKQAIVFSPLRLGSSVSEQVTLVNISNTDTITVNDIYNSHPEFSTDVSSFSLPPGGEQLVTVTYTPVDIGSDEAVFTFTPTDSAFEPVLLYVSGNAYEIGESPQITSINDIPNDQGRQVRICWYPSVYDSQTESLRVNEYSIWRKVNDPLLKSSLALGEGSISEVGKHRYANIQNELWDFVTSLPAVRFEQYAFVAPTLYNSNEYGEYWSTFRVAAHTMTGEFFFSQPDSGTSHDNIYPVAPRALTAISVFNRVYLNWSEVEEPDLFEYRIYRSTKREFDASTTVKLGSSSSSSYEDITGVMDERYFYAITSVDSNGNESVEKTISNGVYVLGTGTQEELPTEFSLKQNYPNPFNPSTVISYAVPERSFVTLVIYDILGKPVTTLIEEEVEAGYHNVRWLTPQASGIYLYKLSAVSVENPANSFIQSKKMIFMK from the coding sequence TCTTTGGATGCACAAATGCGTTCACCATTTACTGTTGACTCGAACACAGTGGCGCTTTGGCATTTCGATGAGGGTTCGGGCAATGTTCTTTACGATGCGTCTCCGTACCACAACGACGGACAAATTGTAAACCCCGCCTGGGTGGAAGGCAAATATGGCTCGGCGTTGCACTTTAATGCAACGTCAACATATGTGAAACTTCCTAATTCTTCTTCTCTGAAACAGGAAAAGGAATTTACTATCGAAGCATGGATTTCTCTTGATACATTGGGATTTCCTAATGATCCGAGATACCCTGACAAGGCATATGTAATTCTAAGTAATGAAGGTGCTTATCCATATGGTGGAGGGTACCAAGTGACTTATCATAATTTACATAATTTGAGTTTTGAGTATAAAGCGACGAACCCAATAGTAGAATTCTCTGGTGGAGTACAATTAACAAATGCAAGAAGTTTCTACCATGTCGGTGTTACTTATCAAAGAACGAAAATTCTGAATGATTCTGTAACAATCGTTAAAACATATCTAAATGGAATACTCAAAGATAGCGCTGGATTTTTGCAAAGGATACAATACTCGAACACTCCGTATTTTTATATTGGTACAAACATAGAAGGTAAGGCTGTTGGTGGTTGGAAGTTGAGAGATTTCTTAGGAATAATTGATGAAATACGAATCTCAAAAGTTGCGCGTCATCCCGATGAATTTTATTCTCCTTATCTGGCAACATACTCTGGTTCTCTTGATTTCGGCTTTGTCGAAGTCGGTTCAACTTCCACTAAACATCTCATGCTGACGAATACATCGGACGAAGACACGCTTGTAATTGATGGAGTTTCATTCTCGAATGACCGGTTCAGCGTAACTCATCATCCCGGTTTTGTACTTCCGAATGAGGAGGTAACTATTGATGTAATGTACTCACCAATCCGTGCGGGCGTTGATGCCGGCACAATGACTGTCACAGTACAGAATGAAGGTGTTCCCGAAACGAAAATACAGTTGCTCGGAAAATCGTACACCGGAAGTATTGATACCAATGTTGTCGCACATTGGCTATTTGACGAGGGAGAAGGGAGAGTTCTCCACGATGCTTCTCTGTACGGGAACGATGGTACAATCTACAACGCCGAGTGGGTGCTGGGAAGAAAAGGAAATGCGCTCCATTTTAATGGCAAAACTTCGTACGTCGTCTTGCCGAATTCACCCTCACTCAGACAGGAACAAGCGTTCACCATTGAGGCATGGGTTTTATTCGACACATTCCAGTTTGACCCAGGGTATAATGAACGCCATGCAACGATTGTTTCAAACCTTGGTCCGTATCCGTATGGAGGCGGGTATCAGACAGATGTATTTCTTGGAGGAACGTATGGATTCGATTACCGTGCAGGTTCTCCCATTTCAAATTTTTCAAAGAAAACACAACTGACATCAACCCACCGATATTACCATTTAGCGGCAAGTTATGAACGTGTCTTTATGGGGCCTGATACAATGACAGTGATGAAAACATATGTTGACGGCATCATGACCGATAGTTCCGTGTTTCCTCAAAAGATTCACTATACTTCAACAGATAAATTTTATCTCGGAACAAACCGTGATGGACGGGCGGCGGGTTCGTATGGTGTCCGGGAACTGCCCGGTATTTTGGATGAAGTAAAAATTTCAAAAGTGGCTCGCCATCCAAATGAGTTCGGATTAGCACGAATAACATTATCAAAACAGGCAATTGTCTTTTCGCCTCTTCGTCTCGGCAGTTCTGTTTCGGAACAAGTTACGTTAGTAAATATTTCTAATACAGATACAATTACAGTCAATGATATTTACAATTCTCATCCTGAATTTTCGACTGATGTTTCATCATTCAGTTTGCCTCCGGGCGGTGAACAACTTGTTACAGTTACCTATACTCCGGTTGATATCGGGTCCGATGAAGCGGTATTCACATTTACTCCAACAGATTCGGCATTTGAGCCGGTTCTTCTCTACGTCTCCGGAAATGCGTATGAAATTGGAGAGTCGCCCCAAATTACTTCCATCAACGATATCCCGAATGACCAAGGAAGACAGGTGCGGATATGTTGGTATCCGAGCGTGTACGACAGTCAAACCGAATCTCTACGGGTGAATGAGTACAGCATTTGGAGAAAAGTAAACGACCCGCTCCTCAAATCATCCTTAGCGCTCGGTGAAGGGAGTATTAGTGAAGTTGGAAAGCATCGGTACGCGAACATACAGAATGAATTATGGGATTTTGTTACCTCCTTACCTGCCGTTCGGTTTGAACAATATGCCTTTGTTGCGCCGACACTGTATAACTCGAATGAATATGGAGAATACTGGTCAACATTCCGCGTCGCGGCACATACGATGACAGGAGAATTTTTCTTTTCTCAGCCGGATAGCGGTACATCGCATGACAATATCTATCCTGTTGCACCGAGAGCGTTAACTGCTATATCGGTATTCAACCGTGTGTATCTTAACTGGAGTGAAGTGGAAGAACCCGACTTATTCGAGTACAGGATTTACCGTTCCACCAAACGAGAGTTTGATGCGAGTACAACAGTGAAACTCGGTTCTTCTTCTTCGTCATCGTACGAGGATATTACGGGGGTGATGGACGAACGATATTTCTATGCTATTACATCGGTTGATTCCAATGGAAATGAAAGTGTGGAAAAGACAATTTCTAACGGAGTGTATGTTTTGGGTACAGGTACTCAGGAAGAATTACCGACCGAGTTCTCACTCAAACAGAATTACCCGAATCCGTTTAATCCTTCAACTGTCATTTCGTATGCAGTGCCGGAACGAAGTTTTGTAACGTTAGTTATTTATGACATTCTCGGCAAACCGGTAACGACATTAATCGAGGAGGAAGTAGAAGCAGGGTATCACAATGTACGATGGCTGACTCCGCAAGCGAGCGGGATTTATCTTTATAAACTCTCAGCTGTCAGTGTGGAAAATCCCGCAAACTCTTTTATTCAATCGAAGAAGATGATCTTCATGAAGTAA